A single Brienomyrus brachyistius isolate T26 chromosome 11, BBRACH_0.4, whole genome shotgun sequence DNA region contains:
- the pabpn1l gene encoding embryonic polyadenylate-binding protein 2 isoform X2 → MAEQRRGAQRHLDGELVRDRSAEDPELEAIKARVLEMEEEAEKLKEVQYESERRLICSPPGGLFYTMTHEERIDADNRSVYVGNVDYGATADELEIHFNGCGPVNRVTILCDKFTGHPKGFAYIEFSDRDSVRTAMTLDETLFRGRIIKVLPKRTNMPGISSTDRGSFRGARSRGRGFRSFRFNSGFQGRYYCRPSRGGGGPQPWFTPY, encoded by the exons ATGGCGGAGCAGAGACGCGGTGCGCAGAGGCATCTGGACGGAGAGCTGGTCAGGGATCGCAGCGCCGAGGATCCT GAGCTGGAGGCAATTAAGGCCCGAGTGCTAGAAATGGAAGAGGAGGCAGAGAAGCTGAAGGAGGTGCAGTACGAGTCAGAGAGGCGGCTCATTTGTAGCCCCCCGGGGG GGTTGTTCTATACAATGACGCACGAGGAGAGAATAGATGCAGACAACCGCTCTGTTTATGTGggaaat GTGGACTATGGTGCAACCGCTGATGAACTGGAAATCCATTTTAATGGCTGTGGTCCTGTGAACCGCGTCACCATTCTGTGTGATAAATTTACAGGCCACCCAAAAGG GTTCGCGTACATCGAATTTTCGGACAGAGACTCTGTGAGGACTGCTATGACCTTAGATGAGACCCTCTTCAGAGGTAGAATTATCAAG GTATTGCCCAAACGGACCAATATGCCAGGGATCAGCAGTACCGACCGGGGCAGCTTCCGTGGGGCTCGATCTCGAGGACGAGGCTTCCGCTCCTTCAGATTTAACAGCGGCTTTCAGGGCAGGTACTACTGCCGCCCCTCCAG GGGAGGTGGCGGACCTCAGCCTTGGTTTACTCCTTACTAG
- the trappc2l gene encoding trafficking protein particle complex subunit 2-like protein, protein MAVCIAVVAKENYPLYIRSMPSENELKFHYTVHTSLDVVEEKVSAVGKVLVDQRELYLGLLYPTEDYKVYGYVTNSKVKFVIVVESSNTSLRDNEIRSMFRKLHNSFTDVMCNPFYNPGDPIQSKAFDSVVSSMMVQAC, encoded by the exons ATGGCCGTCTGTATCGCCGTGGTAGCTAAAGAG AACTACCCCCTGTACATCCGGAGTATGCCCTCGGAGAATGAACTGAAGTTTCATTACACCGTACACACGTCGCTTGACGTGGTGGAGGAGAAAGTATCAGCCGTAGGAAAAGTGCTGGTGGATCAGAGAGAATTGTACCTTGGTTTGCTCTACCCAACAGAAGATTACAAAGT ATATGGATACGTAACGAATTCAAAGGTGAAATTTGTCATCGTGGTGGAATCATCTAACACATCTCTTAGAGACAACGAAATCCGCAGT ATGTTTCGGAAGTTGCATAACTCCTTCACGGATGTGATGTGCAATCCTTTCTACAACCCCGGAGATCCCATTCAGTCAAA GGCATTTGACAGTGTGGTGTCATCCATGATGGTCCAGGCTTGCTGA
- the pabpn1l gene encoding embryonic polyadenylate-binding protein 2 isoform X1, with amino-acid sequence MAEQRRGAQRHLDGELVRDRSAEDPELEAIKARVLEMEEEAEKLKEVQYESERRLICSPPGGLFYTMTHEERIDADNRSVYVGNVDYGATADELEIHFNGCGPVNRVTILCDKFTGHPKGFAYIEFSDRDSVRTAMTLDETLFRGRIIKVLPKRTNMPGISSTDRGSFRGARSRGRGFRSFRFNSGFQGRYYCRPSRSVLPHPYGLPAGKRPWGAAEHRHQGAKRHPCLLLITPPASDSGPGPSGKQQR; translated from the exons ATGGCGGAGCAGAGACGCGGTGCGCAGAGGCATCTGGACGGAGAGCTGGTCAGGGATCGCAGCGCCGAGGATCCT GAGCTGGAGGCAATTAAGGCCCGAGTGCTAGAAATGGAAGAGGAGGCAGAGAAGCTGAAGGAGGTGCAGTACGAGTCAGAGAGGCGGCTCATTTGTAGCCCCCCGGGGG GGTTGTTCTATACAATGACGCACGAGGAGAGAATAGATGCAGACAACCGCTCTGTTTATGTGggaaat GTGGACTATGGTGCAACCGCTGATGAACTGGAAATCCATTTTAATGGCTGTGGTCCTGTGAACCGCGTCACCATTCTGTGTGATAAATTTACAGGCCACCCAAAAGG GTTCGCGTACATCGAATTTTCGGACAGAGACTCTGTGAGGACTGCTATGACCTTAGATGAGACCCTCTTCAGAGGTAGAATTATCAAG GTATTGCCCAAACGGACCAATATGCCAGGGATCAGCAGTACCGACCGGGGCAGCTTCCGTGGGGCTCGATCTCGAGGACGAGGCTTCCGCTCCTTCAGATTTAACAGCGGCTTTCAGGGCAGGTACTACTGCCGCCCCTCCAGGTCAGTACTGCCACACCCCTACGGCCTCCCGGCGGgaaagcggccctggggagcTGCGGAGCACCGGCACCAGGGTGCGAAGCGACACCCCTGCCTCCTGCTCATTACGCCACCAGCCAGCGACTCTGGGCCGGGCCCAAGTGGAAAGCAGCAACGATAG